One window of the Fusobacterium animalis 7_1 genome contains the following:
- a CDS encoding DUF5105 domain-containing protein, which yields MKKFLKFVLIGMSVLFLVSCGKPDSQKAFESSFKLLASELEKQVPNDDPVTKSFAKAIKKATYKVNKVTENGDTADIDVTIKGINIPGYMGELMSSVMPLAMSGAPESALDAAATKFFDDLFKRSDLSYVEKNLIVKMQKEDGEWKIVNFSEVLGAALGGLDKLFEDEGTENNSN from the coding sequence ATGAAAAAGTTTTTAAAGTTTGTTTTAATTGGGATGTCTGTATTGTTTTTAGTTAGTTGTGGTAAACCAGATTCACAGAAAGCATTTGAAAGTAGCTTTAAACTGCTAGCATCAGAGTTAGAGAAACAAGTCCCTAATGATGATCCAGTAACTAAGTCTTTTGCAAAGGCAATAAAAAAAGCAACATATAAAGTTAATAAAGTTACTGAAAATGGTGATACCGCTGACATTGATGTAACTATTAAAGGTATTAATATTCCAGGATATATGGGAGAATTAATGTCTTCAGTTATGCCTTTAGCTATGTCAGGTGCTCCAGAGTCTGCACTAGATGCAGCAGCAACTAAGTTTTTTGATGACTTATTTAAAAGATCAGATTTATCTTATGTTGAAAAAAATTTAATAGTTAAAATGCAGAAAGAAGATGGAGAATGGAAAATAGTAAATTTTTCAGAAGTACTTGGAGCAGCTCTTGGTGGATTAGATAAATTATTTGAAGATGAAGGAACTGAAAATAATTCTAATTAA
- a CDS encoding DUF2513 domain-containing protein, with translation MKMDPDCIRDILLQTEERFVIIPLPRLNFDTCKMEDPEPLPKEKYPYIYQYDMKKLIYHVELAAEMDFIKLNDLKDIYKIEDLTAQGHLLLADIRNEDVWSKTKDIAKKTGISSLDALKQIAVNVVSSMITNYFQR, from the coding sequence ATGAAAATGGATCCTGATTGCATTAGAGATATACTACTTCAAACAGAAGAAAGGTTTGTTATTATTCCTTTACCTCGTTTAAATTTTGATACCTGTAAAATGGAAGATCCAGAACCTTTACCAAAAGAGAAGTATCCATATATTTATCAATATGATATGAAAAAATTAATTTATCATGTTGAACTAGCTGCTGAAATGGATTTTATAAAACTTAATGATCTAAAAGATATTTATAAAATTGAGGATTTAACAGCACAAGGACATTTACTTCTTGCTGACATCAGAAATGAAGATGTTTGGAGTAAAACCAAAGATATTGCTAAAAAAACTGGAATATCTTCACTTGATGCTTTAAAACAAATAGCAGTTAATGTTGTTTCATCAATGATTACTAATTATTTTCAAAGATGA
- a CDS encoding helix-turn-helix domain-containing protein → MRTTSEILKEFRKSREMTAAMMAEKLGISAVTMSAIDVGRKKLSEQMLEKLETMLPKDDFIDLLKSEREMNLPSFLQKKFEKYNIQSESITDTTNISEVSEEGKRKIYDFIELVKTAERARNNRETVNITNLSTENKEKAREYIELLEIKQEKK, encoded by the coding sequence ATGAGAACAACTAGTGAAATTTTAAAAGAATTCAGAAAAAGCAGAGAAATGACTGCTGCAATGATGGCTGAAAAATTAGGAATATCTGCTGTAACTATGTCTGCTATAGATGTTGGTAGAAAAAAGCTCTCTGAACAAATGCTTGAAAAACTTGAAACTATGTTACCTAAAGATGACTTTATAGATTTATTGAAATCTGAAAGAGAAATGAACCTACCTTCTTTTTTACAAAAAAAATTCGAAAAATATAATATTCAGTCAGAATCAATAACTGATACTACAAACATATCAGAAGTATCAGAAGAGGGGAAAAGAAAGATCTATGATTTTATAGAGCTTGTAAAAACTGCTGAAAGGGCAAGAAATAATAGAGAAACTGTTAATATCACAAATCTATCTACTGAAAATAAAGAAAAAGCAAGAGAGTATATAGAATTATTAGAAATTAAACAAGAAAAAAAATAA
- a CDS encoding helix-turn-helix domain-containing protein — protein sequence MLKNHLSKLMGEKRYTIIEVSRKTGLTTSTISNLYNDKVKRLDFDTLEKLCKLFNCQPNDLFEYIPDENQTQE from the coding sequence ATGTTAAAAAATCATTTATCAAAATTAATGGGAGAAAAAAGATACACAATTATTGAAGTTTCAAGAAAAACAGGTTTAACAACTTCAACAATTTCTAATCTTTATAATGATAAAGTAAAAAGATTAGATTTTGATACCCTTGAAAAATTATGTAAATTATTTAACTGTCAACCAAATGATTTATTTGAGTATATTCCAGATGAAAACCAAACCCAAGAATAG